In Phaseolus vulgaris cultivar G19833 chromosome 10, P. vulgaris v2.0, whole genome shotgun sequence, a single genomic region encodes these proteins:
- the LOC137819625 gene encoding uncharacterized protein, whose product MVKVFQKWARVKDVFISRRLNKWRRRFCFVSFFGVRDEGRLERELDQIYIGSMKLYVNIPKYRRYQYGPKQEEQRALRELLRESQKIERKRYTKEDEIVRKYGGKEIWVEKSRNRSYTEAVTGESQDFWKGLAFKTQQLSLPWMERSVVGTLGDGMDFGKLGEELVKGGMTMVRARFLGDNLVLITPREGEAMEVIMKNNKEWFDSVFTGVKPWSVNSGASHKSVWVKCYGLPLPFWNRDCFSKVVGEISAATKLVSIDNYTLTWEVLEYARLKVRVQNFGSVRMARRVRTNKHVCSIFIEEEAIGYEGRGCNDNLYVDDSTDSVSSSETYVEDTDFSEKNGEEKGRCRVGDECWPDGGEGGRKDGGDGEQYMPKSNIRFEGSTSKSKGCQAKGDSSSTNEERLGQKANVCVSLPALDYDRARYSNPNLADLAKVVVDIECLSNQKVIYEALGRVCKSEAQLQGGGPHGSTQKNEGYEGLVIQSTIEGLETGESHSDGGKTIRR is encoded by the coding sequence ATGGTTaaggtttttcaaaaatggGCAAGGGTGAAGGACGTTTTTATCTCAAGAAGACTCAACAAATGGAGGAGGAGGTTCTGTTTTGTGAGTTTCTTTGGTGTAAGAGATGAAGGGCGCCTGGAGAGAGAGCTAGACCAGATTTATATTGGAAGTATGAAGCTGTACGTGAACATTCCGAAATATAGGAGATACCAGTATGGTCCAAAACAGGAGGAACAGAGGGCGTTGAGGGAGCTGTTAAGAGAAAGTCAGAAGATAGAAAGGAAGCGCTATACGAAGGAAGATGAGATTGTTAGGAAATATGGAGGTAAGGAGATTTGGGTGGAGAAGAGTAGGAATAGATCCTACACCGAAGCTGTTACAGGTGAATCCCAAGATTTTTGGAAGGGCTTGGCTTTTAAAACACAACAACTTTCTCTACCTTGGATGGAAAGAAGCGTTGTAGGGACCCTCGGTGATGGAATGGACTTTGGCAAGTTGGGAGAGGAGCTTGTGAAGGGAGGGATGACAATGGTAAGGGCGAGATTCTTGGGTGACAACCTTGTTCTGATCACCCCAAGAGAGGGGGAGGCTATGGAGGTCATTATGAAGAATAATAAAGAGTGGTTTGACTCTGTGTTTACTGGTGTTAAACCTTGGTCGGTAAACAGTGGTGCAAGCCACAAATCTGTCTGGGTGAAATGCTATGGGTTGCCATTACCATTTTGGAATAGGGATTGTTTCTCCAAAGTGGTTGGAGAGATTTCCGCGGCGACCAAGTTGGTTTCCATCGACAACTATACGTTAACCTGGGAGGTCCTGGAATACGCAAGGTTGAAAGTCCGCGTTCAGAATTTTGGTAGTGTCAGGATGGCGAGAAGAGTGCGGACTAATAAACATGTGTGCAGTATTTTCATTGAAGAGGAGGCCATTGGCTACGAAGGACGAGGGTGCAATGACAATCTTTATGTTGACGATTCCACTGATAGTGTGTCCTCCTCGGAAACCTACGTAGAAGATACAGATTTCTCTGAGAAGAATGGTGAGGAGAAGGGCAGGTGTAGGGTCGGGGATGAATGCTGGCCAGACGGGGGGGAAGGCGGGAGAAAGGACGGGGGTGACGGTGAACAGTACATGCCAAAGTCAAATATCCGCTTCGAGGGCTCTACCTCAAAAAGCAAAGGCTGTCAGGCCAAAGGTGATTCTTCTTCCACGAATGAAGAAAGATTGGGTCAGAAGGCAAATGTATGTGTCAGTCTACCTGCCCTAGACTATGATAGGGCTCGCTATAGCAATCCTAATCTAGCTGACTTGGCTAAAGTGGTGGTTGACATAGAGTGTTTGAGTAACCAAAAGGTCATTTATGAGGCTTTGGGCCGTGTCTGTAAGAGCGAGGCCCAGTTGCAAGGCGGTGGGCCCCATGGCTCAACCCAAAAGAACGAAGGATATGAGGGGTTAGTGATCCAGTCAACAATAGAGGGTCTTGAGACAGGGGAATCACATAGTGACGGTGGTAAAACGATACGAAGGTAG